The proteins below are encoded in one region of Huiozyma naganishii CBS 8797 chromosome 7, complete genome:
- the CSF1 gene encoding Csf1p (similar to Saccharomyces cerevisiae CSF1 (YLR087C); ancestral locus Anc_8.260), with translation MADTVSQFNSISLDKGKDFSWVFLVDWILTLILSITVLFYVGRAIAWFISFIAEWLLWKRYRLKVNIESLRVSLLGGRIFFKNLTIIDKDYTISFLIGQISWRYWLFRPRIPQFLTELNAEDDDGASLQRNEKLACRLLLECEGVELFLYNRTVAYDNTIKMFSKEERAKFEEFLNEHVFTDRASTESSNGSSSEESKAQDEVEIKSYTESSFDESNESQMANDRIFHDEETGKNLFLNYLPLQIKVSHASYVVGNKFTPSLLIVSADSAEGVMDYCQPKEKLDIYKTKLTMDAKNVSVSLKQNIGYNEEVLLKFKLTTGKLSKLWDNFVKATAFVRKPLGLSRKKKNRPSVTANFHQKWRGLSLYKNYMFEDVQNDLDDIEFDLAGHEYAKFTSIIKCPRAILTYEFDIPGFVPHGAHPTLSSIDGPDIGNNGAPPTFGLEIQLFGGSLCYGPWAQRQVAFIQSLLAPQISRDQKPVKPLQPGERRMYTLFKLGIVVNEDITWRIPTRESSKDAEFLRHYKNTNEDYRPFGWLDLKFSKDSYASFNFALCSTADGSQNTMKIHLGDSEIRSSVNHDIFIKSKSLDFDLNLGFPLGWNEKAKWTINVASSQLETFLLREHITLIADTMSDFSTGEPTPYELFRPFLYTINWKLDGYSIYLNVNDHNIVNNPLDFNENCYLSFHGDILNVDITVPKDRIDARATDISYNIYTPMFRLMLNAPPWNTLNEFMKHKEVGRAYDFRTTGNYLIYNELDVDNVDMITIICSSKSTVLHCYGFVIRYLMNIKMNYFGDFFHFVTSEEYTEKISSKGYGEGSLFEKYSDDASTFVSDFDKNNEEDDKVKVPRGPADVRRKTNETDLWLTFNIWEGALLLPETIYNCDPCIALHFGELAIDVRSTNYYMDLLASLDDIILRQYSNVQPNEIFENVRQCNGRDVKGHSYISNINIHGHRMYGLPPTEPTYFCKWDFDLGTIKLESEVDFMKGLVTSFQKIGFGFDDLENVLLYEKEVVDDMTAVTVNVKDFKIIIHNPELHSRAELILNNMQFCNIDFENEKYSTRMDIRIPLLKLSLYGYNYEASKELSFFNFETKINFTNFCNYKNCVQHRALQRDYITMNDAPFHRCGFILPASYQNSVIYQKLYGSIVPSSSLPPLPLPLLEETFEFIIQDFLHEYNTTSDCIILNLPYPDSTNLNSDSFNSYPDTAPHTLSDTIIRKSPLPEDERDNYVIDFRYISISIDPELFFYIEKLLNHFYGDDDTQVIDSIEIGLVKRLSNFQEGISSINNFKIRILFFDVFWGQRDTGGIELYLDTLDFEMNEKSIEKNREKSLTEVTTLMKLNSIRASVNAKYSRGKTEGQPPALSLMVEGVKFWSTTAKKVINSIILTSIDATIDETQVVWLFNFFGDQKELIGSVVKTFEKVQKLRTQSRKELISRLTVASEYYQISHDPYVITKPAFITRLSRGHVRENRSWKIITRLRHIMTYLPDDWNETVAKQLKERKYNASKDAKSIFMSVFSSWRNWEFSDVARSYIYNKVFLANQAEKQQKTVNKGWKAAFVSVYITVYTAGLGVDHSFIVTKSNLVFEETPDTTESGYNQEKVINVTGNLGSIKGKISDKMFKLHNLMNLVQQQEDPALKSISSFSRSFKLNIALLFDSSDLLFVFGETSLTNTIHSGKASFLWENPKGPTKETASLVLYAKRCETSMKHRNSMLFENQITGIALSAAADSIISHPSIVANFQCDDINLRVMPQTEVIVTFLQEFIAKFNLVKESFETDDLPKPTPTNDSPKPTPTKINPFLLVDLDFTCFFSNVSLDIMPIVPFQFRQETKKMEFKFSSQRTQNFQFNIWDSDLYLGSHLTKQQYFRLSLGNIIVGYTNGRLVNTIHNLDVSASIVKLTFSEPHRMLFSFLQDEREVSRSVKKLQVLGNLFSSEPEINTIPAGAKIDWRLNADIKYLGILIPVSTTFFVFEMHTLLASLADVDYGEIYREADEASGQVSVDNILFLIKDRTIPSTLSRIIDLSFKISAIQKIMESHHSYQIESPHLRFCFSPYSLVRILWGGHQLLALHSHYRRHHSKNLWDFLPKKEKKVEEDKTTSFFSTLTFGSCHILSYNFCVGWLFQNNGDTDAGLILGYNRLFSAYEKGCGKLTLVDAFFSVSNGRTSDTFYSDGNEEDKYNRSFLPNLQIIYWLKAAAEMKDVFIRLHGETLDVNFLSSFVKIIEATLQSIQVFQELKKVLVNPLTQSEARSEEEEEESEEHNRRETVPGKEKKEDAPRKDIAPFLSDIRKVNCQFKYDGGIFKVYSFEDIESNLDPSFEIRSPGVTIDLDYKNNIGDVKPHLIRTLITVNSTHNVLFARCAPLLMALSQDIQHMVKKHSSKKKPEPKQRVSRPSQNIDYKRLLNSFDILFKIISSEQKLSLSCEPKAKVQANVGFDSFMFAILTNDLDTSEPLSFALVVKNTRSAIRHIFSREPSASFGLDLIDVTFMFTHPNIINMFGACLISDVEVYFNVKQLQNLYLFLDIWKLSNLLRPKPMKKPEDHHVAIDAPPSSPMDVGNIIPWCFTLIFANINGKVDLGPSLGLLSLSMRKAWFASDHYESKRQLLHAYIDQIKLTAKGRLSGIVELDGALWAAEVNWPKYDDPYPLVALSFVISNISLKVAFDYHMFLIGTVLNTVFHLHSERDTSGFMPDLLKVMLTCEQIDMCSTALVAANLLDLYNTIMRMRQDTNVSYLETLRESNTTDTKETVDYKDILKVLNLIQTDVVVDINTLNVQISPISLFDVEVLVVNIANVCANVKTHAGEKLETYLHLQLYNAHGSLSSSKGEMDEDMVSKISVEDYMVYASKIVGGTIFDIPKLEISMHTFQKSNSDILEYGYRSTFGDKIAVRWNLGPVNFIKEMWTTHIKALAVRRSQSLVGTTGDEEGDVEKRMRDEETLSKLTYIAIEEPQIDTPQIKDLGDATPSLEWFGLNRKKFPIFTHQTVIVPVQKLIHSAEKEYANIVGHSQ, from the coding sequence ATGGCTGATACAGTATCACAATTCAATAGTATCTCTTTAGACAAGGGAAAGGATTTCAGTTGGGTGTTCCTGGTGGACTGGATCCTGACGCTAATATTATCAATCACAGTACTGTTTTACGTTGGGCGAGCTATAGCATGGTTTATTAGCTTTATAGCAGAATGGTTGTTATGGAAGCGATATCGGCTGAAAGTAAATATAGAATCTCTCCGAGTGAGTTTACTAGGTGGGAGAATATTCTTTAAGAACCTAACCATCATCGACAAAGACTATACCATTTCCTTTCTCATAGGACAAATATCTTGGAGGTACTGGCTATTTAGGCCTAGGATACCTCAGTTTCTAACGGAACTAAACGcagaagatgatgatgggGCATCGCTTCAACGAAATGAGAAACTGGCATGTAGGCTTTTACTGGAGTGCGAAGGGGTGGAACTCTTCTTATATAATAGAACAGTGGCGTACGACAACACAATTAAAATGTTTTCCAAGGAAGAAAGGGCGAAGTTTGAGGAGTTTCTGAACGAACACGTCTTCACAGACCGCGCTTCGACCGAATCCAGCAACGGATCATCTTCAGAGGAATCCAAGGCACAGGATGAGGTTGAAATTAAATCTTACACAGAGAGTTCCTTTGACGAGAGCAATGAATCTCAAATGGCGAACGACCGTATTTTCCACGATGAGGAAACTGGTAAAAACTTATTCCTGAATTACCTCCCTCTACAAATTAAGGTTTCGCATGCATCATATGTGGTGGGTAACAAATTCACGCCATCATTATTGATTGTCAGTGCCGATAGTGCAGAAGGTGTGATGGATTATTGTCAGCCGAAGGAAAAGTTGGATATATACAAAACCAAGCTCACCATGGACGCAAAAAAtgtttcagtttcattgaaacaaaatattGGCTACAACGAGGAGGTCTTGCTGAAGTTTAAGCTAACAACTGGGAAATTATCAAAGTTATGGGATAATTTTGTTAAAGCTACCGCATTTGTGAGAAAACCGTTGGGTTTGTCccgaaaaaagaaaaacagacCATCGGTGACAGCGaattttcatcaaaaatgGAGAGGTCTCTCTCTATACAAGAACTATATGTTTGAGGATGTCCAAAATGATTTAGATGATATAGAGTTTGATTTGGCAGGGCATGAATATGCAAAATTTACCAGTATCATTAAATGTCCCAGGGCAATTCTAACATATGAATTTGATATCCCGGGGTTTGTACCACATGGTGCACACCCAACATTATCCTCTATTGACGGTCCGGATATCGGAAATAACGGGGCACCGCCAACTTTTGGATTAGAGATTCAGCTCTTTGGTGGGTCGCTTTGTTATGGGCCTTGGGCACAGAGACAGGTGGCCTTTATTCAATCGCTGTTGGCACCTCAAATATCCCGTGATCAGAAACCTGTGAAACCGCTACAACCCGGTGAGAGGAGAATGTACACATTATTCAAACTTGGTATCGTGGTGAACGAAGATATCACATGGCGGATACCAACGAGGGAATCGAGTAAAGATGCGGAATTTTTGAGGCACTATAAGAACACAAACGAAGATTATAGACCCTTCGGTTGGTTGGATCTtaaattttccaaagattCATATGCATCGTTCAATTTTGCATTGTGCTCTACCGCGGATGGTTCACAAAACACTATGAAAATCCATTTAGGAGACTCAGAGATCAGATCGAGCGTTAATCACGatattttcatcaaatcaAAAAGTCTCGATTTTGATCTTAATCTAGGGTTTCCACTTGGTTGGAATGAAAAAGCGAAATGGACTATAAATGTGGCCTCCAGTCAACTGGAAACGTTTCTGCTTAGAGAACACATTACATTGATAGCGGATACGATGTCCGATTTTTCGACAGGGGAGCCAACACCGTATGAACTTTTCAGGCCGTTTCTCTACACAATAAACTGGAAACTTGACGGTTACTCGATATACCTGAATGTGAACGATCACAACATTGTTAACAATCCGTTGGATTTCAATGAAAATTGTTATCTGTCCTTTCACGGAGACATATTGAATGTGGATAtaactgttccaaaagacAGGATCGATGCAAGAGCTACTGACATTTCATACAATATCTACACCCCGATGTTCAGATTGATGTTAAATGCACCTCCTTGGAACACACTAAATGAGTTCATGAAACATAAGGAAGTTGGCCGGGCATATGACTTCAGAACTACAGGAAACTATCTCATTTACAATGAATTAGATGTGGATAACGTTGATATGATTACCATTATATGTTCCAGTAAGAGCACGGTTTTACATTGTTACGGATTTGTTATTAGGTATTTGATGAACATCAAGATGAACTATTTTGGTgattttttccatttcgtCACATCTGAAGAGTACACAGAAAAAATTAGCTCGAAGGGCTACGGTGAAGGCAgtctttttgaaaaatattcaGATGACGCTTCCACATTTGTATCTGATTTTGATAAAAACAATGAGGAGGACGATAAAGTGAAGGTTCCTAGAGGACCAGCTGACGTtcgaagaaaaacaaacgAAACGGACTTGTGGCTTACCTTCAACATTTGGGAGGGAGCTTTGCTGTTGCCAGAAACAATTTACAACTGTGATCCATGCATTGCCTTGCATTTTGGAGAATTGGCCATTGATGTCAGGAGTACTAACTATTACATGGATCTACTAGCAAGCTTAGATGATATCATCCTCCGTCAGTATTCAAATGTGCAACCAAACGagatttttgaaaatgtGCGCCAATGCAATGGTAGAGATGTTAAAGGGCACAGTTATATTTCGAACATCAATATTCATGGTCACAGAATGTACGGGTTACCACCGACTGAACCAACATACTTTTGTAAATGGGATTTCGATTTGGGAACCATTAAACTCGAATCTGAAGTAGACTTTATGAAAGGGCTTGTGACTTcctttcaaaaaattggtttTGGTTTCGATGACTTAGAAAACGTGCTATTGTATGAAAAAGAGGTAGTTGATGATATGACTGCTGTCACAGTCAATGTAAAGGACTTCAAAATCATAATACATAACCCTGAATTACACTCGCGGGCAGAGTTGATCCTGAACAACATGCAGTTTTGCAATAtcgattttgaaaatgaaaagtACTCTACTAGAATGGACATCAGAATTCCGCTACTAAAATTGTCCCTTTATGGGTATAACTATGAGGCTAGTAAGGAACTGtcttttttcaattttgaaacgAAGATAAATTTTACCAATTTTTGCAACTACAAAAACTGTGTTCAACATAGAGCATTACAAAGGGACTATATAACAATGAATGATGCTCCCTTCCATCGTTGTGGATTCATATTACCTGCGAGCTACCAAAATTCTGTGATCTATCAAAAACTGTATGGGAGCATAGTACCCTCTAGCTCTTTGCCACCTTTacctcttcctcttttaGAAGAAACTTTTGAGTTTATCATCCAAGACTTCTTACACGAATATAACACCACGAGCGATTGCATTATCTTAAACTTGCCGTACCCTGATTCCACCAACTTGAACTCCGATAGTTTTAACTCATATCCCGATACCGCACCCCACACACTGAGCGACACAATCATTAGAAAGTCGCCTTTACCTGAAGATGAGCGTGATAATTACGTGATTGACTTTCGTTATATTTCGATCTCCATTGACCCTGAACTGTTTTTCTATATAGAAAAACTATTGAATCATTTTTACGGTGACGATGATACCCAAGTTATTGATAGTATTGAAATAGGGCTTGTGAAAAGACTCAGTAACTTTCAAGAAGGTATATCGAGCATTaataatttcaaaattagAATTCTGTTTTTTGACGTCTTTTGGGGACAGCGAGACACAGGAGGAATTGAGCTTTACCTTGATACACTAGATTTTGAAATGAACGAGAAATCCATCGAAAAAAATCGTGAAAAAAGTTTAACTGAGGTGACTACTCTTATGAAGTTGAATTCGATACGAGCATCAGTTAATGCAAAATATTCTCGTGGGAAAACTGAAGGGCAACCACCGGCATTATCTTTGATGGTTGAAGGTGTTAAATTCTGGTCGACTACAGCGAAAAAAGTAATAAACTCGATTATTCTAACATCCATAGACGCCACAATTGATGAGACACAAGTTGTTTGGCTATTTAACTTCTTTGGGGATCAAAAAGAGCTAATTGGATCAGTTGTGAAAACGTTTGAAAAAGTACAGAAGTTGAGGACGCAGTCAAGAAAAGAATTGATATCCCGACTCACAGTTGCGAGTGAATATTATCAAATTAGTCACGATCCATACGTTATTACGAAGCCTGCGTTTATTACACGATTATCGCGGGGTCACGTCCGTGAAAACCGTAGTTGGAAAATCATTACAAGACTGCGTCATATAATGACGTACCTCCCTGATGACTGGAACGAGACAGTGGCAAAGCAATTAAAGGAACGAAAATATAATGCTTCAAAGGATGCAAAAAGTATTTTCATGtctgttttttcttcgtgGAGGAACTGGGAATTTTCTGACGTTGCACGTTCCTACATTTACAATAAGGTGTTTCTGGCAAATCAAGcagaaaaacaacaaaagaCCGTGAATAAAGGATGGAAAGCTGCGTTCGTTTCTGTTTACATCACTGTTTACACAGCGGGTCTTGGTGTAGATCATAGTTTTATTGTCACCAAGTCTAATTTGGTATTTGAGGAAACTCCTGATACTACTGAAAGTGGTTATAATCAAGAAAAGGTTATTAATGTCACCGGAAATTTAGGCTCTATCAAAGGGAAAATAAGCGATAAGATGTTTAAGCTTCATAATCTTATGAATTTGgttcaacaacaggagGATCCAGCGTTAAAAAGTATTTCTTCGTTTTCCAGGTCATTTAAGCTTAATATCGCATTGCTCTTCGATAGTAGCGATTTACTGTTCGTGTTTGGGGAAACAAGTCTTACAAACACCATTCATTCGGGTAAAGCAAGTTTTCTGTGGGAAAATCCAAAAGGACCTACAAAAGAGACTGCTTCTTTAGTTTTATATGCAAAGCGATGTGAAACATCAATGAAACATCGAAACTCCATGCTATTCGAAAACCAAATTACAGGGATAGCTCTTTCTGCGGCAGCTGATTCGATTATTAGTCATCCTTCGATAGTTGCTAATTTTCAATGTGATGATATCAATCTTCGTGTTATGCCACAAACAGAAGTTATTGTTACCTTTTTACAGGAATTCATAGCCAAATTTAATTTGGTTAAAGAAAGCTTTGAAACCGATGATTTGCCTAAACCTACTCCAACCAACGATTCGCCTAAACCTACTCCAACCAAAATTAATCCgttccttcttgttgattTGGACTTTAcatgttttttttcaaatgttAGTCTCGACATAATGCCTATCGTCCCTTTTCAATTCagacaagaaacaaaaaaaatggaattCAAATTTAGTTCACAACGAACCCAGAACTTTCAATTCAATATATGGGACTCGGATCTTTATCTGGGTTCGCATTTGACTAAGCAGCAATATTTCCGTCTTTCTCTGGGCAATATTATAGTAGGATATACAAATGGTCGTTTGGTTAACACTATTCACAACCTAGATGTCTCTGCTTCCATAGTGAAATTAACTTTTTCGGAACCACACAGAATgcttttcagtttcttacAGGATGAACGTGAAGTTTCAAGAAGTGTAAAGAAACTACAAGTTTTGGGAAatcttttttcttctgaaCCGGAGATAAATACGATTCCTGCTGGAGCTAAGATTGATTGGAGATTAAATGCCGATATCAAATATCTCGGCATACTGATCCCAGTTTCCACAACCTTCTTTGTGTTTGAAATGCATACATTACTTGCTTCACTGGCTGACGTTGATTACGGGGAAATTTATAGGGAGGCAGACGAAGCCTCCGGTCAAGTTTCTGTTGATaacattctttttttgatcaaagaTCGTACAATTCCATCAACCCTATCTCGGATTATTGatctctccttcaagatctcagcaattcaaaaaatcatgGAGAGCCACCACTCGTATCAAATCGAGTCACCGCACTTGAGATTTTGTTTTTCGCCATATTCTCTGGTGCGTATTCTTTGGGGTGGACACCAACTTTTGGCATTGCATTCACATTACCGGCGACaccattcaaaaaatctgTGGGATTTCCTaccaaagaaagaaaagaaggttgaagaagataaaactacttctttcttttcgaCTTTGACATTTGGCTCTTGCCATATCCTATCCTATAATTTCTGTGTCGGATGGTTATTTCAGAATAATGGGGATACCGATGCAGGGCTTATTTTGGGTTACAACCGTTTATTTTCAGCCTACGAAAAGGGTTGTGGTAAGCTTACTTTAGTGGATGCATTCTTTTCGGTTTCCAACGGTAGAACTTCAGACACCTTTTATTCTGATGGAAATGAAGAAGATAAGTACAATCGAAGCTTTCTTCCTAATTTGCAGATAATATATTGGCTAAAGGCTGCCGCAGAAATGAAAGATGTTTTTATCAGACTTCATGGTGAAACTTTAGATGTTAATTTTCTGTCATCTTTTGTCAAAATCATTGAGGCAACACTACAGTCGATACAAGTTTTTCaggagttgaaaaaagtaTTGGTGAATCCATTAACACAATCTGAAGCAAGATcggaagaggaagaggaggagagtGAGGAACATAATAGACGAGAAACCGTTCCtggtaaagaaaaaaaggaagatGCTCCACGCAAAGATATTGCTCCATTCCTATCGGATATTAGAAAGGTTAACTGTCAATTCAAGTATGATGGTGGTATATTCAAGGTGTATTCTTTTGAGGATATTGAATCGAACCTGGATCCATCGTTTGAGATCAGAAGTCCAGGAGTAACAATCGATTTAGATTATAAGAATAATATTGGCGATGTAAAACCTCATCTTATCAGAACATTGATTACAGTCAATTCCACTCATAATGTTCTATTTGCACGTTGTGCTCCGTTATTAATGGCACTGTCTCAGGATATTCAACATATGGTGAAGAAACATagttcaaagaaaaaaccaGAGCCAAAACAGCGTGTGTCAAGGCCCTCCCAGAATATAGATTATAAACGGCTGTTGAACAGCTTCGACATTCTGTTTAAAATTATATCATCTGAGCAAAAATTGAGTTTAAGTTGTGAACCGAAAGCAAAAGTCCAAGCAAATGTTGGTTTCGACTCTTTTATGTTTGCGATTCTTACCAACGACCTTGATACGTCTGAACCTTTGTCTTTCGCACTGGTGGTAAAGAATACGAGATCAGCAATTAGGCATATTTTTTCGAGGGAACCAAGTGCTTCATTTGGTTTAGACCTGATTGATGTTACATTCATGTTTACTCACCCAAATATTATCAATATGTTCGGGGCTTGTTTGATATCGGATGTCGAGGTATACTTCAATGTTAAACAATTACAGAATTTgtatttgtttttggatatttggaaattgaGTAACTTGCTACGTCCTAAACCGATGAAAAAACCAGAGGATCACCATGTTGCTATTGACGCACCACCATCTTCGCCAATGGATGTTGGAAATATAATTCCCTGGTGCTTTACTCTCATCTTTGCCAACATAAACGGTAAAGTTGATCTTGGACCTTCTTTGGGTCTTTTGTCGTTAAGTATGAGGAAGGCGTGGTTTGCTTCAGATCATTATGAGAGCAAAAGACAATTGCTACATGCATACATTGATCAAATAAAACTAACCGCTAAGGGGAGGTTGAGTGGTATTGTCGAACTTGATGGTGCGCTCTGGGCCGCCGAAGTTAATTGGCCTAAGTATGACGATCCATACCCACTTGTGGCCTTGTCGTTTGTCATAAGCAATATTTCTTTAAAAGTGGCGTTTGACTACCATATGTTCTTGATTGGTACAGTTTTGAATACGGTCTTCCACTTGCATAGTGAAAGAGACACGTCTGGTTTTATGCCTGATTTGTTAAAGGTAATGTTAACTTGCGAACAGATCGATATGTGTTCTACAGCTTTGGTTGCAGCTAATTTACTTGATTTATACAACACGATCATGAGAATGAGGCAAGATACAAATGTGTCGTATCTGGAAACTTTACGGGAGTCTAATACCACAGATACAAAGGAAACAGTGGACTATAAggatattttgaaggtATTGAATTTGATCCAGACCGATGTAGTTGTCGATATAAACACTTTGAATGTCCAGATATCCCCtatttctttgtttgaTGTGGAGGTTTTGGTTGTCAATATTGCCAATGTCTGTGCAAACGTCAAAACCCACGCAGGAGAGAAATTGGAGACTTACCTCCATTTACAGCTTTACAATGCACACGGATCATTATCTAGCTCCAAAGGAGAAATGGATGAAGATATggtttcaaagatatcTGTTGAGGACTACATGGTATACGCATCGAAGATAGTCGGTGGTACCATTTTCGATATTCCAAAACTGGAAATCAGTATGCATACTTTCCAGAAGTCCAATAGTGATATTCTGGAATACGGATACAGGAGTACATTCGGTGATAAAATCGCAGTGAGATGGAATCTGGGCCCGGTTAACTTCATCAAAGAGATGTGGACGACACATATAAAAGCACTTGCCGTTCGTCGCTCCCAATCTCTAGTCGGCACCACAGGCGATGAAGAGGGGGATGTAGAAAAGAGGATGAGGGACGAAGAAACACTTTCGAAGTTAACCTACATAGCGATTGAGGAGCCACAAATAGACACGCCTCAGATTAAAGATTTGGGAGATGCCACTCCATCTTTGGAATGGTTTGGGTTAAATCGGAAAAAATTCCCAATTTTTACACATCAGACTGTCATAGTTCCTGTCCAAAAGTTGATTCATTCTGCTGAAAAAGAATACGCAAATATTGTCGGGCATTCTCAATAG
- the ALT1 gene encoding alanine transaminase ALT1 (similar to Saccharomyces cerevisiae YDR111C and YLR089C; ancestral locus Anc_8.263) encodes MLAARPYSTKMSVVYRGGGSLNSTTKRFFLTTSQKMAPSVILRQQPNDLIIQPYQHFDIGPKPSLIISRKFSASENIKMPHAVKRQRKPAKDQLHSKSHYKFTPAAQVKIADLNENVLKAKYAVRGSIPMRAEQLQHQLQEDPRSLPFDKIINANIGNPQQLNQKPLSFYRQVLSLLQFPELLNSLKENPAAATSLYKADAVRRAEKLLEDIGGSVGAYSTSQGVMGIRKTVADFITRRDNNEPAYPEDIFLTAGASAAVSYLLSIFCKGEKTGVLIPIPQYPLYTATLALNNSHTLPYYLDEKSGWSTNTKEIDSVVLDAIDRNIKPSVLVVINPGNPTGAVLSEKAIAEIFEIAAKYGIVVIADEVYQENIFDEDVKFHSMKKVLRKLQQEHPGKFDEVQLASLHSTSKGVSGECGQRGGFMELTGFSHEIRQVILKLASISLCPVVTGQALVDLMVHPPQEGEESYELDQAERSHIHSELHKRANKLWETFNRLEGIQCQKPQGAMYLFPRLNLPFKAVQKAQHMEMTADEFYCKELLENTGICTVPGSGFGQVPGTYHLRTTFLAPGTEWIDLWEKFHKEFYNKYRD; translated from the coding sequence ATGCTCGCTGCTCGTCCATACTCTACTAAAATGTCTGTTGTTTACAGAGGAGGCGGTTCCCTAAactcaacaacaaaaagatTCTTTTTGACTACTTCTCAAAAAATGGCACCATCTGTTATTCTAAGACAGCAACCAAATGATTTGATAATACAACCGTATCAGCACTTTGATATTGGGCCAAAACCAAGTTTGATTATTTCGAGAAAGTTTTCCGCCTCggaaaatatcaaaatGCCACACGCCGTCAAGAGACAGAGGAAACCTGCTAAGGATCAACTCCATAGCAAGTCGCACTACAAATTCACTCCTGCTGCGCAAGTGAAAATTGCAGACTTGAACGAAAATGTCCTTAAGGCTAAATACGCTGTCAGGGGATCCATCCCCATGAGAGCtgaacagttgcaacacCAGTTACAAGAGGACCCACGGTCTTTACCCTTCGATAAGATTATCAACGCCAACATCGGGAACCCTCAGCAACTAAATCAGAAACCGTTAAGTTTTTACAGACAAGTCTTGTCGCTTCTTCAGTTCCCAGAACTATTgaattctttgaaggaaaaccCAGCTGCTGCCACCAGCCTGTACAAAGCAGACGCAGTGAGGAGAGCTGAAAAGTTACTGGAGGACATTGGTGGGTCTGTTGGTGCATACTCTACTTCTCAAGGTGTGATGGGGATCAGGAAAACTGTCGCCGACTTTATTACCCGCAGGGACAACAATGAACCAGCTTATCCAGAGGATATATTTTTGACTGCAGGAGCCTCTGCAGCTGTATCGTATTTACTTTCCATCTTTTGCAAAGGTGAAAAGACTGGGGTCTTGATTCCTATCCCTCAGTACCCATTGTACACTGCAACCTTGGCTCTGAATAACTCGCACACCTTGCCATACTACTTGGATGAGAAATCCGGTTGGTCGACCAACACGAAGGAGATCGATTCCGTAGTCCTTGACGCGATAGATAGAAACATTAAACCTTCTGTCTTGGTCGTCATCAACCCAGGTAATCCAACAGGTGCAGTACTATCTGAAAAGGCCATTGCCGAGATCTTCGAAATCGCCGCTAAGTACGGTATTGTCGTCATTGCAGATGAAGTTTACCAGGAGAATATCTTTGACGAAGATGTAAAATTCCATTCCATGAAAAAAGTGTTGCGGAAGTTGCAACAGGAACATCCAGGTAAGTTTGACGAAGTTCAACTGGCTTCATTGCATTCGACTTCAAAGGGTGTTTCCGGTGAATGTGGCCAAAGAGGTGGGTTCATGGAGTTGACCGGGTTTTCACACGAAATCCGCCAGGTTATTTTGAAGCTAGCCTCCATTTCTTTGTGTCCTGTCGTGACGGGTCAGGCCCTGGTCGATTTGATGGTTCATCCACCACAGGAGGGTGAGGAGTCCTATGAATTAGACCAAGCAGAACGTAGCCACATTCACTCAGAACTTCATAAGCGCGCCAATAAACTGTGGGAAACCTTCAATAGATTGGAAGGTATCCAATGCCAGAAACCACAGGGTGCCATGTATCTATTCCCCAGATTGAACTTGCCATTCAAGGCCGTTCAAAAAGCCCAACATATGGAGATGACCGCAGACGAATTCTACTGTAAAGAGCTGCTGGAAAACACTGGTATCTGTACTGTGCCAGGTTCTGGGTTTGGTCAAGTGCCAGGCACTTACCACCTGAGAACCACTTTCCTAGCCCCAGGCACGGAATGGATTGACCTATGGGAGAAATTCCACAAGGAGTTTTATAACAAGTACCGTGATTGA